A DNA window from Syngnathus typhle isolate RoL2023-S1 ecotype Sweden linkage group LG2, RoL_Styp_1.0, whole genome shotgun sequence contains the following coding sequences:
- the nhlh2 gene encoding helix-loop-helix protein 2: MMLSPDQAEADLSWTQSDPETLLSGLKSAGCSSEELGEGDERANKCRADQPLSREEKRRRRRATAKYRSAHATRERIRVEAFNVAFAELRKLLPTLPPDKKLSKIEILRLAICYISYLNHVLDV, translated from the coding sequence ATGATGCTCAGTCCGGACCAAGCCGAGGCGGATCTGTCGTGGACTCAATCTGACCCGGAGACACTGCTGAGCGGCCTCAAGTCGGCTGGATGCTCGTCCGAGGAGCTCGGGGAGGGCGACGAACGGGCCAACAAGTGTCGGGCGGATCAGCCTCTAAGCCGCGAGGAGaagcggcgacggcggcgggCCACCGCCAAGTACCGCTCGGCCCACGCCACCAGGGAGAGGATCCGGGTGGAGGCGTTCAACGTGGCCTTCGCCGAGCTCCGCAAACTGCTGCCTACGTTGCCACCGGACAAGAAACTGTCCAAAATTGAGATCCTCAGACTTGCTATCTGCTACATCTCCTATCTCAACCACGTCCTggacgtttaa